From Solibacillus isronensis, the proteins below share one genomic window:
- a CDS encoding histidine kinase: MKKIILFNLIFCIVVVIVAFNYFNIKSRSAVVFNYVGDYMETNYGVDRENIILVENNYRRGMGLFEIEVKDVVTETYYFYEVDIRDDYSLYYIRDLSELHRKNKADQEG, from the coding sequence ATGAAAAAAATAATTCTCTTTAATCTAATATTTTGTATAGTAGTTGTTATTGTTGCATTCAATTATTTTAATATTAAATCTCGAAGCGCGGTTGTATTCAATTATGTGGGAGACTACATGGAAACTAACTATGGGGTTGATCGGGAAAATATAATTTTAGTAGAAAATAATTACCGAAGAGGAATGGGGTTGTTTGAAATAGAAGTTAAAGATGTAGTTACGGAAACCTATTACTTTTATGAAGTCGACATTAGGGATGACTATTCATTATATTATATTAGAGATCTTTCTGAGCTACATCGTAAAAATAAGGCTGATCAAGAAGGGTGA
- a CDS encoding nitrite reductase: MNKFGRGIVALLGILLTIISSIISGVNFFDLSGGKGLNTEKIEKNIEKLKGYSWFTEVFKIEEHQRSFYISLKIRKYLQSSMRVNRLIRSEKEQVKFILMLEEVARLRNK; the protein is encoded by the coding sequence TTGAATAAGTTCGGCAGAGGGATTGTAGCATTATTAGGAATTTTGCTTACTATAATTTCAAGTATTATATCAGGTGTGAATTTCTTTGATTTGAGTGGTGGTAAAGGCTTAAATACAGAAAAGATAGAAAAGAATATAGAAAAATTAAAAGGCTATTCCTGGTTTACTGAAGTATTTAAAATTGAGGAGCATCAGCGTTCATTTTATATAAGCTTAAAAATTAGAAAGTACTTACAAAGCTCAATGCGTGTAAATAGATTAATTCGTAGTGAAAAAGAGCAAGTAAAGTTTATTTTAATGTTAGAAGAAGTGGCCCGATTACGTAATAAATGA
- a CDS encoding acyl-phosphate glycerol 3-phosphate acyltransferase — protein MQQPTISPKVLRLLVIFPNVMSYILLFGVVVYIRTNLEMLKATDGLTTWLIIAAVLGPISLYTTFSIVKRIKNGLL, from the coding sequence ATGCAGCAACCGACAATTTCACCGAAAGTATTACGATTGCTAGTTATTTTTCCAAATGTCATGAGCTATATTCTGTTATTTGGGGTCGTTGTGTACATAAGAACAAACTTGGAAATGCTGAAGGCGACAGACGGCTTAACGACATGGCTGATCATTGCCGCAGTATTAGGGCCAATTTCGCTCTATACGACATTCAGTATTGTGAAGCGGATTAAGAATGGATTATTGTAA